A genomic stretch from Lysobacter soyae includes:
- a CDS encoding autotransporter serine protease, giving the protein MAVAVASSLALGMTACGGGGGTKSSGGSGTPVGGGSTTPAAGTVQQDLSLKTLATPPTVVALTTSSATLPTYSEHLKLINADQSYANELKGSGVTIGILDSGVNSNHPTLKGRVTYSLFALDPATNNANVDYVKPHGTIVAELAAGTTVGNYGGGVAPMANIAAVRMIQDADPVDDGTGQGNEITVADGVGMGNFLKEVHTMIADQGAKISNNSWGGLYWTNPDVTPGIVNGFADFIQNRGGIVVFANGNSGDFPAVKPNPSDMASLPSMSADAAKLEKGWLTVAALDPAAPTTLTSWSQQCGRAMNYCLAAPGVVTYIDAAAQYYERGGGTSYAAPLVSGALAVVWSAFPYFNNDLVRQTVLGTAKDLGAPGVDPVFGYGLLDVGKAIKGPGQFNWGNVTVAPSSNSVWRNNISGAGGLIKNGTGTLTLTEAQSYTGGTTVNAGALDVRNGLASKLTVASGGQVFASGRFNGGVDNAGKFFADQNNVVTIAGNYTQTANGNLGYWVGNNLSVTGSAAIAGQLSILGQKSGYTSKSREVVINALGGLSGTFASVKTSSNVFLDATMSYDANNAYLNVTRLQVTSLAVNNQMTTSAVNSADRVETAMSAIDSGGVSNTNFVLSAAALQNSRDMGVAERSLQSLGGEIHAASAAMTFESLDAGRRTLSARLDDVMQGKGGGNAWQQDLQSNGSLVTAGFSGMGFNVGGQMAGFDMKWGRNAVVGMAYSNTETSGWLSDLGDRSRGRQGEAQIYAAWFDRNAYLQASAGLGRFDRQIERNLQLGGLGESVMSNVRGDYAFAGLEGGYTYRFAGTAFTPYVGTQYASAYNRGFDEGGLTGFALRGQAWHADRWQAYAGLRAARDWTLDNGWTMGMTLQAEWQRLLSARNDLNASFTALNTWMPVQGLGFAKQGALYSLGFNTRFGNNSLLRLDLGQRNTSLGRFKTAMLQYQYQY; this is encoded by the coding sequence TTGGCAGTAGCGGTTGCGTCATCTTTGGCCCTCGGCATGACGGCTTGCGGTGGGGGCGGCGGTACCAAGTCGAGTGGGGGAAGCGGGACGCCGGTCGGGGGTGGCAGCACAACACCGGCCGCCGGCACCGTGCAACAAGACCTGAGTTTGAAAACCCTCGCAACGCCGCCGACCGTTGTGGCACTGACGACGTCGAGCGCAACGCTGCCGACATACAGCGAACATCTGAAGCTCATCAATGCCGATCAAAGCTACGCCAATGAACTAAAAGGTTCCGGTGTCACCATCGGCATTCTCGATTCCGGTGTGAACAGCAATCATCCGACCTTGAAAGGACGCGTCACCTATTCGCTGTTTGCGTTGGATCCTGCGACCAACAATGCCAATGTCGATTACGTCAAACCGCATGGCACCATCGTTGCGGAACTCGCAGCGGGTACGACAGTCGGCAATTACGGCGGTGGCGTCGCGCCCATGGCCAATATCGCGGCGGTGCGGATGATTCAAGACGCCGATCCGGTCGACGATGGCACCGGGCAGGGTAACGAGATCACGGTCGCTGACGGCGTCGGGATGGGGAACTTCCTCAAGGAAGTTCACACGATGATTGCCGATCAAGGCGCGAAGATTTCCAACAACTCCTGGGGCGGTTTGTATTGGACCAATCCGGATGTCACGCCAGGCATCGTCAACGGATTCGCCGATTTCATTCAAAACCGCGGCGGCATCGTGGTGTTCGCGAATGGCAACTCCGGCGACTTCCCGGCGGTCAAACCGAATCCGTCGGATATGGCTTCTTTGCCGAGCATGTCGGCAGATGCCGCAAAACTCGAAAAAGGTTGGTTGACCGTCGCCGCCTTGGATCCGGCCGCGCCTACCACGCTGACCTCTTGGTCGCAGCAATGCGGTCGCGCAATGAATTATTGTTTGGCCGCACCCGGCGTGGTCACCTATATCGATGCCGCCGCACAGTATTACGAACGGGGAGGTGGCACGTCCTACGCCGCGCCGCTGGTGTCCGGTGCCTTGGCGGTGGTGTGGTCGGCATTCCCGTATTTCAACAATGATCTCGTCCGTCAAACGGTGCTGGGCACCGCGAAAGACTTGGGCGCGCCCGGCGTGGATCCGGTATTCGGTTATGGCTTGCTGGACGTCGGCAAGGCGATCAAAGGTCCGGGACAGTTCAATTGGGGCAATGTCACGGTGGCGCCCAGCAGCAATTCTGTTTGGCGCAATAACATCAGCGGCGCGGGCGGTCTCATCAAGAACGGCACCGGCACCCTGACGTTGACGGAGGCGCAATCCTATACCGGTGGCACCACGGTCAATGCAGGCGCCTTGGACGTGCGCAACGGCCTCGCGTCGAAATTGACCGTGGCTTCGGGCGGCCAAGTATTCGCCAGCGGACGTTTCAATGGCGGTGTGGACAACGCAGGCAAGTTTTTTGCCGATCAAAACAACGTGGTCACCATTGCCGGCAATTACACGCAAACCGCCAATGGCAATCTCGGTTACTGGGTGGGCAACAACCTGAGCGTGACCGGTTCCGCCGCCATTGCGGGGCAGCTCAGCATTCTCGGTCAAAAGTCGGGCTATACCTCCAAGAGCCGTGAGGTCGTGATCAATGCGCTGGGCGGATTGAGCGGGACCTTCGCTTCGGTGAAAACGTCTTCAAACGTTTTTCTCGACGCGACCATGAGCTACGACGCCAACAACGCGTATTTGAATGTCACCCGTCTGCAAGTGACGTCGTTGGCGGTCAACAATCAAATGACGACGTCGGCAGTGAACAGCGCCGATCGTGTCGAAACGGCGATGTCCGCGATTGATTCGGGCGGCGTGAGCAATACCAATTTCGTCCTCAGCGCCGCAGCATTGCAGAATTCACGCGATATGGGCGTAGCGGAACGGAGCTTGCAAAGTTTGGGGGGCGAAATCCATGCGGCCTCTGCCGCGATGACCTTCGAATCTTTGGATGCCGGCCGCCGTACCTTGTCTGCGCGGCTGGACGACGTGATGCAAGGCAAAGGTGGCGGCAACGCCTGGCAACAGGACCTGCAAAGTAACGGCAGTCTGGTTACCGCCGGATTCAGCGGCATGGGTTTCAATGTCGGCGGCCAAATGGCGGGCTTCGATATGAAATGGGGTCGCAACGCCGTCGTGGGCATGGCGTATAGCAACACCGAAACCTCAGGTTGGTTGTCAGATCTCGGCGATCGCAGCCGGGGTCGTCAAGGCGAGGCGCAGATTTATGCGGCGTGGTTCGATCGCAATGCCTATCTGCAAGCCAGCGCAGGCCTCGGGCGTTTCGATCGACAAATCGAACGGAATTTGCAACTCGGCGGCTTGGGCGAATCGGTCATGAGCAACGTACGCGGTGACTATGCGTTCGCCGGCTTGGAGGGCGGATACACGTACCGGTTCGCGGGAACGGCGTTTACGCCGTATGTCGGCACGCAATACGCCAGCGCCTACAACCGCGGTTTCGACGAGGGCGGTTTGACCGGATTCGCACTGCGTGGACAGGCTTGGCATGCCGACCGATGGCAGGCTTACGCCGGGCTGCGCGCCGCGCGTGATTGGACGCTCGACAACGGTTGGACCATGGGCATGACCTTGCAAGCCGAATGGCAACGACTGTTGTCGGCGCGCAATGACTTGAACGCCAGTTTCACTGCGTTGAACACGTGGATGCCGGTGCAAGGCCTGGGATTTGCCAAGCAGGGTGCGCTTTACAGCTTGGGATTCAATACGCGTTTCGGAAATAACAGTCTGCTACGACTGGATCTCGGTCAACGCAACACCAGCTTGGGCAGATTCAAGACAGCAATGCTGCAGTATCAGTACCAGTACTGA
- a CDS encoding thiolase family protein, translating to MGDVVIVGAKRTAIGSMLGQFTGVPTPHLGATAITAALAHAGVPTDAVDEVIMGCVLPAGLGQAPARQASLGAGIPNKAGCTTINKVCGSGMKAVMFAHDLIKAGSANMVVAGGMESMTNAPHLLNGSRTGIRYGSAEFLDHMAWDGLTNPYDGKAMGVFGDATCLKYNVDREALDVFSTESVKRAQEAIASGAFKAEIAPVTVTTRKGEVIVDTDEEPGKIDVSKIPGLRAAFGKDGILTAAASSKISDGAAALVVASREAAEKVGAQVLATVVAHATNSLAPDQFTVAPVGAIQQVLEKAGWKAEDVDLFEINEAFSVVAMLPMQEMNIPREKINVNGGAVALGHPIGCSGARLLVTLIHALQARGLKRGVASLCIGGGEATAVAIQMA from the coding sequence ATGGGTGATGTCGTCATTGTCGGTGCCAAGCGCACAGCCATCGGTTCAATGCTTGGTCAATTCACGGGGGTTCCGACGCCCCACCTCGGCGCAACCGCGATCACCGCGGCACTGGCGCACGCAGGCGTCCCGACGGATGCGGTTGACGAAGTCATCATGGGTTGCGTGTTGCCGGCCGGCCTCGGCCAAGCACCCGCCCGGCAGGCATCTCTCGGCGCCGGCATCCCGAACAAAGCCGGTTGCACCACGATCAATAAAGTGTGCGGTTCGGGCATGAAAGCCGTGATGTTTGCGCATGACCTGATCAAGGCCGGCAGCGCGAACATGGTGGTTGCGGGCGGCATGGAATCGATGACCAACGCACCGCATCTCTTGAACGGCTCGCGCACCGGCATTCGCTATGGCAGCGCTGAGTTCCTCGACCACATGGCCTGGGACGGTCTCACCAACCCGTATGACGGCAAGGCGATGGGCGTGTTCGGTGACGCCACCTGCCTCAAATACAACGTAGATCGCGAAGCCTTGGATGTTTTTTCCACCGAGAGCGTGAAGCGTGCGCAAGAAGCCATTGCGTCCGGTGCCTTCAAGGCGGAAATCGCCCCGGTCACCGTCACCACGCGCAAAGGCGAAGTGATTGTCGACACCGATGAAGAGCCGGGCAAGATCGACGTCAGCAAGATCCCGGGCCTGCGTGCCGCCTTCGGCAAGGACGGCATCCTGACCGCCGCCGCTTCGTCGAAAATCTCTGACGGTGCCGCTGCCTTGGTCGTCGCCTCGCGCGAAGCCGCTGAAAAAGTCGGTGCCCAGGTGCTGGCCACCGTGGTCGCGCATGCCACGAACTCGCTGGCACCCGACCAATTCACCGTCGCACCGGTTGGCGCGATTCAGCAGGTCTTGGAAAAGGCCGGCTGGAAGGCGGAAGACGTCGATTTGTTCGAAATCAACGAAGCCTTCTCGGTAGTGGCGATGCTTCCCATGCAGGAAATGAACATTCCGCGTGAGAAGATCAATGTGAACGGTGGCGCCGTCGCCTTGGGCCACCCGATCGGCTGCAGTGGTGCACGTCTTTTGGTGACCCTGATCCACGCCCTGCAGGCGCGCGGTTTGAAGCGTGGGGTCGCTTCGCTCTGTATCGGCGGGGGTGAAGCCACGGCCGTCGCCATTCAGATGGCGTGA